A region of the Nocardia nova SH22a genome:
GATCGCGGTGCAGCGCTTCGCGATTCCGGGTATGGCGCTGATGAGCTACAAGCGCACGGAGAGCACCATGAAACTGCTGCGCCGGATGGTTCCGCTGCTGCACGGCCGCAACAAGTAACACCGGAGAACTCGACGGGCCCGCGCCATTCGGTGCGGGCCCGTTCGCTTTGCACATACCCATTTCGGCACATTCCGGACATCGGGCGAATAATCGGGTACGGGTGCCAAATCACAAATCCGTGCTCCGTGCGCACGGGCTCGGCTCTCATGAGAGAAGATGGTGCGGTGAGTTTCTGGCCCGCGCCCCACATCGACCATGCCGTGCACGCGACCGTCACCCTGCCCGGGTCCAAATCGATCACCAACCGGGCACTGATCCTGGCCGCGCTCGCCGACCGCCCCTCGACCATCACCGGCGCCCTGCGAAGTCGGGACACCGAGCTGATGATCGGGGCCCTGCGCGCGATGGGCACCGAGATCACCGGCGACGGCGACGTGCTCACGGTCACGCCCGCACAGCATCTGCACAACGCGACCGTCGACTGCGGTCTCGCGGGCACCGTGATGCGCTTCCTGCCGTCGGTCGCCGCCCTGGCCCACGGCGATGTCGCGTTCTTCGGTGACGAGCAGGCCCGTGCCCGCCCGCTGAACACGATTCTCGACGCGCTGCGTGCGCTCGGCGTCGACATCGACGGCGACACCCTGCCGTTCGTCGTGAAGGGGAACGGATCGCTGCGCGGCGGCGAGGTCACCATCGACGCCTCCGGCTCGTCGCAGTTCGTGTCCGGACTGCTGTTGTCGGCGGCGCGTTTCGAATCCGGCCTCGTCGTGCGTCACCAGGGGGCGCCGCTGCCCTCCCTGCCGCATATCGAGATGACAGTGCAGATGCTCCGCCAGACCGGGGTCCGCGTCGAGGCGCCGACCGATCCGCGCAAGGAACAGGTCTGGACCGTGCAGCCCGGGCCGATCCACGCGGTCGACTGGGAGGTCGAACCCGATCTGTCCAATGCCACGCCGTTCCTGGCCGCCGCCGCGGTCACCGGCGGCGAGGTGACCATTCCGCACTGGCCGCAGCTCACCACCCAGGCCGGTGACGTGATCCGCGAGATCCTGGTCCGGATGGGCGCGGAGGCCCGCCGCTTCGACGGCAAGCTCACCGTGCGCGGTCCGCGCACCCTGGCCGGTATCGATATCGACCTGCACGACGTCGGCGAACTCACCCCGACCGTGGCCGCCCTTGCGGCACTGGCCGATTCGCCGTCGCGGCTGCGCGGCATCGCCCATCTGCGCGGTCACGAAACCGATCGGCTGGCGGCGCTGACCACCGAGATCAACCGGCTCGGCGGCAAGGTCACCGAAACCGAGGACGGCCTGGCCATCGAGCCCACACCGCTGCAGGGCGGGCAGTGGCATTCCTATGCCGATCACCGAATGGCCACCGCGGGAGCGATTCTCGGCCTGCGCGTGCCCGGGGTGAGCATCGAGGACATCGGCACCACCGCCAAGACACTGCCGGAATTCGTCACCCTGTGGGAGTCGATGCTGTCCGGCGCGGACGCCTTATCGGGTGAGGGAGCGGCCCACTGAGGCGCCGGGAGTACGACGAATCCGATGTCCGGGTCCGCCCGGGCAGGGGTTCTCGTCCCCGCACCAAGACCCGGCCCGAACATCGGGATGCGGTGTCGGCCATGGTGGTTTCGGTGGACCGGGGGCGCTGGGGGTGTGTGCTGGGCGGTGACCCCGATCGGCACGTGGTGGCGATGCGGGCCCGCGAACTGGGGCGCACTCCCATCGTGGTCGGCGATCAGGTGGACGTGGTCGGCGATCTGTCCGGCAGACCCGACTCCCTCGCGCGCATCGTCCGTGTCGCCGACCGCACGACGGTCCTGCGCCGCACCGCCGACGACACCGATCCGTTCGAGCGCATCGTGGTCTCCAATGCCGAACAGCTGTTCATCGTGGTCGCTCTCGCCGACCCGCCGCCTCGCACCGGATTCGTCGAGCGCGCCATGGTCGCCGCCTATGCCGGTGGCCTGCAACCGATCCTGTGCCTCACCAAACACGATCTGGCGGC
Encoded here:
- the aroA gene encoding 3-phosphoshikimate 1-carboxyvinyltransferase yields the protein MREDGAVSFWPAPHIDHAVHATVTLPGSKSITNRALILAALADRPSTITGALRSRDTELMIGALRAMGTEITGDGDVLTVTPAQHLHNATVDCGLAGTVMRFLPSVAALAHGDVAFFGDEQARARPLNTILDALRALGVDIDGDTLPFVVKGNGSLRGGEVTIDASGSSQFVSGLLLSAARFESGLVVRHQGAPLPSLPHIEMTVQMLRQTGVRVEAPTDPRKEQVWTVQPGPIHAVDWEVEPDLSNATPFLAAAAVTGGEVTIPHWPQLTTQAGDVIREILVRMGAEARRFDGKLTVRGPRTLAGIDIDLHDVGELTPTVAALAALADSPSRLRGIAHLRGHETDRLAALTTEINRLGGKVTETEDGLAIEPTPLQGGQWHSYADHRMATAGAILGLRVPGVSIEDIGTTAKTLPEFVTLWESMLSGADALSGEGAAH